A window of Haliscomenobacter hydrossis DSM 1100 contains these coding sequences:
- a CDS encoding alpha-ketoglutarate-dependent dioxygenase AlkB family protein produces the protein MDLFSKLADATLNLLPKDGIVNYYGQIFTQEEADHYYQQLLHKIEWRNDEALMFGKLITTKRKVAWYAETNFEYTYSKITKRALPWTAELLELKKITEEKTGETYNSCLLNLYHSGEEGMAWHSDGEKDLKKDGAIGSLSFGAERKFAFKHKVSKETVSVLLEHGSLLVMKGTTQTFWLHRLPPTKTVGTPRVNLTFRTIEEAG, from the coding sequence ATGGACTTGTTCAGTAAGCTTGCAGATGCTACCCTTAATCTCCTACCAAAAGACGGGATTGTTAACTACTATGGTCAAATCTTCACACAAGAGGAAGCAGATCATTACTACCAACAATTGCTGCACAAGATCGAATGGCGGAACGACGAAGCCCTGATGTTTGGGAAACTGATCACTACCAAGCGCAAAGTAGCCTGGTATGCCGAAACGAACTTTGAATACACCTACTCCAAAATCACCAAACGCGCCTTGCCCTGGACGGCAGAGTTGCTGGAACTTAAAAAAATCACCGAAGAAAAAACGGGTGAAACTTACAATTCCTGCCTGCTCAACCTCTACCACAGCGGTGAAGAAGGCATGGCCTGGCACAGCGATGGGGAAAAGGATTTAAAAAAGGACGGAGCGATTGGTTCGCTGAGTTTTGGCGCAGAGCGCAAGTTTGCGTTCAAACACAAAGTAAGTAAAGAAACCGTGAGTGTTCTACTGGAGCACGGCAGCTTGTTGGTAATGAAAGGAACGACGCAGACGTTTTGGTTGCATCGTTTGCCGCCAACTAAAACGGTGGGGACTCCTCGGGTAAATTTGACGTTTCGGACGATTGAGGAAGCGGGGTGA
- a CDS encoding UDP-2,3-diacylglucosamine diphosphatase, with product MKTYFASDFHLGVPGKYSSQEREKQLVRWLDEISKDAQEIFLVGDLFDFWFEYKEVIPKGYTRLLGKLAELRDAGIPIQFFTGNHDMWMFRYFEDEFGIPIHRQPILREINGKTFLIGHGDGLGPGDYGYKVLKHIFANPFLQWMFARVHPNFGIGLARFWSGRSRSVHPPNAKFLGPDQEWLIVYLNAELERKPADFYIFGHRHLPIDHVLKNGKSRYINLGEWLHYNSYAVFDGDNLELRFFENPQGQVFGQL from the coding sequence ATGAAAACTTATTTCGCTTCAGATTTTCATTTAGGTGTTCCCGGAAAATACTCCAGCCAGGAACGAGAAAAACAACTTGTACGTTGGCTGGATGAAATCAGCAAGGACGCACAGGAGATTTTTTTGGTAGGAGATTTATTCGATTTTTGGTTTGAATACAAAGAAGTCATTCCCAAAGGGTATACCCGATTATTGGGAAAATTGGCCGAGTTGCGTGATGCGGGTATTCCCATCCAGTTTTTTACGGGCAACCACGACATGTGGATGTTTCGTTACTTTGAAGATGAATTCGGTATCCCCATCCACCGCCAGCCTATCCTGCGTGAGATCAATGGCAAAACCTTTCTGATTGGTCATGGCGATGGCCTGGGCCCGGGTGATTATGGCTATAAAGTACTCAAACACATTTTTGCCAATCCCTTTCTACAGTGGATGTTTGCCCGGGTACATCCCAATTTTGGGATCGGCTTAGCACGGTTCTGGTCGGGGCGTAGCCGGAGTGTTCACCCACCCAATGCAAAGTTCCTGGGGCCGGATCAAGAATGGTTGATCGTTTACCTCAATGCAGAACTGGAGCGAAAACCTGCTGATTTTTACATATTTGGACACCGGCATCTCCCGATTGATCATGTGCTAAAAAACGGAAAAAGTCGTTATATCAACTTAGGAGAATGGCTTCACTACAACTCGTATGCCGTATTTGATGGGGATAATCTGGAACTTCGCTTTTTCGAAAACCCGCAAGGGCAAGTATTTGGTCAGCTTTAA
- a CDS encoding type II toxin-antitoxin system RelE/ParE family toxin → MANSYQIVVTPRAEQKLEDIVFYVKENASEETAEKVRKGILETIKSLAKMPTAHPLVPEISTEQVVFRRIMKWSYRIIYTIKENELTVVVVEINHEKEDLEKLKGVIL, encoded by the coding sequence ATGGCTAACAGCTACCAGATAGTTGTAACTCCGCGAGCAGAACAAAAATTAGAGGATATCGTTTTTTACGTCAAAGAGAATGCCTCTGAAGAGACGGCTGAAAAAGTTCGAAAAGGTATTTTGGAGACCATAAAAAGTTTGGCCAAAATGCCTACTGCCCATCCGCTAGTTCCTGAAATTTCTACGGAACAAGTTGTTTTTCGTCGGATCATGAAGTGGTCGTATCGCATCATTTATACAATCAAAGAAAATGAACTTACTGTGGTTGTGGTGGAAATCAACCATGAGAAAGAGGATTTGGAGAAACTTAAGGGGGTGATTTTGTAG
- a CDS encoding methylated-DNA--[protein]-cysteine S-methyltransferase, with protein MNTQDQLNYTRIAEAIEYIRSHFKEQPNLDEVAEKVHLSPFHFQRLFSEWAGTSPKKFLQYISVEHAKKLLKEEQATLFDTAYETGLSGTSRLHDLFINIEGMTPAEYKNGAKNLDINYSFAESPFGNLIVASTLKGVCFMGFYEDESTAFAALQAHFSHAEFSRKLDMIQQNALFIFQNDWSKLHEIKLHLKGTDFQLKVWETLLKIPMGQLATYGAIAQKIGNPNASRAVGTAIGSNPVAFLIPCHRVIQSTGTFGGYMWGPTRKTAMIGWEGAKTQTN; from the coding sequence ATGAACACACAAGATCAACTCAATTACACCCGCATTGCCGAGGCAATCGAGTACATCCGCAGCCATTTCAAGGAGCAACCCAATCTGGATGAGGTCGCCGAAAAGGTACATTTAAGCCCTTTTCATTTTCAACGCCTGTTTAGTGAATGGGCAGGGACGAGCCCGAAAAAGTTTTTGCAATACATCAGTGTAGAGCACGCCAAAAAGCTCTTGAAAGAGGAGCAAGCTACCCTTTTTGACACGGCTTACGAAACCGGGCTTTCGGGCACCAGTAGGCTGCACGACCTCTTCATCAACATTGAGGGCATGACGCCAGCGGAATACAAAAACGGCGCAAAAAACCTGGACATCAATTACAGCTTTGCCGAAAGTCCCTTTGGCAACCTGATCGTGGCTTCCACCCTCAAAGGGGTTTGTTTTATGGGTTTTTATGAAGATGAATCTACTGCGTTTGCAGCGCTCCAGGCGCATTTCTCCCATGCCGAATTCAGCCGCAAGTTGGACATGATTCAGCAAAATGCCTTGTTCATTTTCCAAAATGACTGGAGCAAACTGCATGAAATCAAGTTGCACTTGAAAGGCACCGATTTTCAACTCAAAGTTTGGGAAACGCTGCTCAAAATCCCCATGGGTCAACTGGCAACCTATGGCGCCATCGCCCAAAAAATTGGCAATCCCAATGCTTCACGCGCTGTTGGTACTGCCATTGGCAGCAATCCCGTGGCCTTTTTGATTCCTTGTCACCGGGTGATTCAGTCTACCGGAACCTTTGGGGGCTATATGTGGGGTCCCACGCGGAAAACGGCCATGATTGGTTGGGAAGGAGCTAAAACGCAAACAAATTAA
- a CDS encoding AAA family ATPase, protein MHHVDIEALNQQIYIDSAFVEKLHAETAKVIVGQERMIERLMLGLLSRGHVLLEGLPGLAKTLAIKTLSQAIDARFSRIQFTPDLLPADIIGTMIYNPAQNEFTVRKGPIFANFILADEINRAPAKVQSALLEAMQERQVTIGTDTFKLEEPFLVLATQNPIEQEGTYPLPEAQVDRFMLKVKIGYPSKEEEREIMRRNLNDETFGQLIQPVVSPEEIMRARKSVRNVYMDEKIERYILDIVFATRNPAEYGLRNLQPLISYGASPRASINLALAAKAYAFLKRRGYVIPEDVRNICMDVLRHRMGLTYEAEAENTTQEDIVNKILNTVEVP, encoded by the coding sequence ATGCACCACGTGGATATTGAAGCGCTAAACCAACAGATCTACATCGACAGCGCCTTTGTAGAAAAATTACATGCGGAAACGGCCAAAGTGATCGTTGGGCAGGAGCGCATGATTGAACGCCTGATGCTGGGTTTGCTCAGTAGAGGACACGTCCTGCTGGAAGGCTTGCCCGGCTTGGCCAAAACGCTGGCCATCAAGACCCTTTCTCAGGCCATTGATGCCCGTTTTAGCCGCATCCAGTTCACCCCCGACCTTTTGCCTGCCGACATTATTGGCACCATGATTTACAATCCGGCGCAAAACGAATTCACCGTCCGCAAAGGGCCCATTTTTGCCAACTTCATCCTGGCCGATGAGATCAACCGCGCACCCGCCAAAGTACAAAGTGCCCTGCTCGAAGCCATGCAAGAGCGCCAGGTCACCATCGGTACGGATACGTTCAAACTGGAAGAACCTTTTTTGGTGTTGGCTACCCAAAACCCCATCGAACAGGAAGGCACCTATCCACTTCCCGAAGCCCAGGTGGACCGTTTTATGCTCAAAGTAAAAATCGGTTACCCCAGCAAAGAGGAAGAACGCGAAATCATGCGCCGCAACCTCAACGATGAAACTTTCGGTCAACTTATTCAACCGGTAGTTTCTCCGGAAGAAATCATGCGCGCCCGCAAATCCGTCCGCAACGTGTACATGGACGAAAAAATCGAGCGTTACATCCTCGATATCGTTTTTGCTACCCGTAACCCGGCGGAATATGGCCTGCGCAATTTGCAGCCCCTGATTAGCTACGGAGCATCGCCGCGCGCCAGCATCAACCTGGCATTGGCCGCCAAAGCCTACGCCTTCCTCAAGCGCCGTGGTTACGTGATCCCCGAAGACGTACGCAACATTTGTATGGATGTGCTGCGCCACCGCATGGGCCTCACCTACGAAGCGGAAGCGGAGAATACCACCCAAGAAGACATCGTGAATAAGATTTTGAATACTGTTGAAGTACCGTAA
- a CDS encoding c-type cytochrome: MKKVLRVLGFLILAIVLLIAAGAAFIHFRGVPSYEPREVQVNIPTDSTSLARGEHLATLICADCHRGEGNKLSGKQMVDVPDFFGYVHSGNITRDKKYGAGRYTDGELIHFLRTGIKRDGGYSYVMTGFPHLSDEDLFSIVAYLRSDAPQLDPVSKPSPPCRPTFFTKFLANVVFKPFPYPEKTILAPPITDKVAYGRYLVNGGVDCYACHSASFTTNNPLEPEKSAGYLAGGNILIDPTDLREITSANLTPHPVHGIGKWTEAEFAEAVRYGKRRGGGSLSAAMPKFTVMTDEEISAIYAFLKTVPATDHAVDRVK, from the coding sequence ATGAAAAAGGTCTTGCGCGTGCTGGGATTCCTGATTCTGGCCATTGTACTGTTGATTGCTGCGGGCGCAGCGTTTATACACTTCCGGGGAGTGCCTAGCTACGAGCCCCGCGAAGTTCAGGTCAATATTCCTACTGATTCTACAAGTTTGGCAAGGGGTGAACACCTGGCTACGCTGATTTGTGCAGATTGCCATCGAGGGGAAGGCAATAAATTATCCGGCAAGCAGATGGTAGACGTTCCAGATTTTTTCGGATATGTCCATTCTGGAAACATCACCAGGGATAAAAAATATGGCGCTGGCCGTTATACAGACGGTGAATTGATTCATTTCCTGCGTACCGGGATCAAACGAGATGGTGGATATTCCTACGTGATGACCGGCTTCCCACATTTATCGGATGAAGACCTTTTTAGTATTGTGGCCTACCTGCGTTCTGACGCGCCACAACTGGATCCGGTTTCCAAGCCTAGCCCACCTTGTCGTCCCACTTTTTTTACCAAATTTTTGGCCAACGTAGTGTTCAAACCTTTCCCTTATCCAGAGAAAACCATCCTTGCACCTCCGATTACGGATAAGGTGGCTTATGGTCGCTATCTGGTAAATGGTGGAGTAGATTGTTATGCCTGTCATTCGGCCAGTTTCACTACCAATAACCCATTGGAACCTGAAAAATCCGCAGGCTATCTGGCGGGTGGCAATATTTTGATCGACCCTACCGATTTGCGTGAAATCACCTCCGCTAACCTTACGCCACATCCAGTACATGGCATTGGGAAATGGACCGAAGCGGAGTTTGCGGAAGCGGTACGTTATGGAAAACGTCGGGGCGGTGGTTCATTGAGTGCAGCAATGCCCAAGTTTACAGTGATGACCGATGAAGAAATCAGTGCAATTTATGCGTTTTTGAAAACGGTGCCCGCTACGGATCACGCGGTCGATAGGGTTAAATAA
- a CDS encoding ATP-dependent helicase: MQYTESFLRELAKLNPAQRSAVEQIEGPVMVIAGPGTGKTHILAARIGKILLETDTQAQNILCLTFTDAGVTAMRERLLQLIGPDGHRVHIYTFHSFCNAVIQDNLELFGRQDLEPLGDLEKVDLIRALIDELDVEHPLKRGQSDVYFYETHLQDFFQRCKMEDWTAEYVIQQIDAWLASLPDRPEYRYQRKQGAQQKGDLKEAKIKEEQIRMQRLRAAAALYPRYEAAKQAARRYDYQDMILWVLRAFETHDYLLRSYQEQYLYVLVDEYQDTNGSQNEILLQLINYWETPNVFLVGDDDQSIFEFQGARLKNLTDFYAKYQHNLHTVVLTENYRSVQGFLDAAGQLIQNNQLRIISHLQALGLNKNLVAAAVKGKATPLISEYPNRISEETDIVQQIEALQQKGIPLQEIAIIYAQHRQVRNLLGLLEKKGIPYQTRRDVNILELPLIQRLRSLLDYLHHETLQPHSGELRLFQILHAHFLGISPLDLARLSTHLARFPADVRPPWRELLLDHAALGELNLEKPAVLTNFAILLEELIADCLNEPLPTLLEKLLNRSGFLQYILEQPNHAWQIQVLHTFFQYVREECQRRPHYSLAELLHNLHRMEANRLPLALSRLSDDQVGVHLLTAHAAKGLEFTAVFMLDCVKDYWEPASGRNSYRFTLPETLTYSGEEDATEARRRLFYVALTRAKTFLHLSYARQDDSEKELQRALYIDELLSTQTLALEQKVLPAPLVLSTQLLRLQEQQKPSVAPQDRSMIEAILRNFRMSISALNTFLNCPLAFYYEYILKVPGLHNEATAYGTAVHNALQRLFDRMLLSPQRLFPSEKELLYFFEQELNRQRQQLSLPSFERRLELGKRQLGRYYQYYYGRWHKRVRVEYTIRQIEVDGVPLTGTIDKIEFYDQLRVGIIDYKTGSHDGTKLRRPTDTNPYGGTYWRQLLFYKLLYEHFDRSSRRVTFGEIAYLDPTPDGQFPEVRLSFTPEDTAFMRQMIREAYAKIRKHEFYEGCGKANCAWCNFVKREGGVDRIERVVVGELDDRG; this comes from the coding sequence ATGCAGTACACCGAGTCGTTCCTTCGCGAGTTAGCAAAACTCAATCCCGCCCAGCGCTCCGCCGTTGAGCAGATTGAAGGGCCGGTGATGGTGATTGCGGGGCCGGGCACCGGGAAAACACATATTCTAGCAGCGCGTATTGGAAAAATTCTGCTCGAAACCGATACCCAGGCCCAAAACATCCTTTGCCTTACCTTCACCGATGCCGGAGTGACGGCCATGCGCGAGCGCTTGCTGCAACTTATCGGACCGGATGGTCATCGGGTACACATTTATACCTTTCACTCCTTTTGCAACGCGGTTATTCAAGACAACTTGGAGCTTTTTGGTCGCCAGGATTTGGAACCCCTGGGCGATTTGGAAAAGGTCGACCTCATCCGCGCCCTGATTGATGAATTGGATGTAGAACACCCACTCAAACGCGGGCAAAGTGACGTGTATTTTTATGAAACGCACCTCCAGGATTTTTTCCAGCGTTGCAAAATGGAAGACTGGACAGCGGAGTACGTCATTCAGCAAATCGACGCCTGGCTGGCCAGTTTGCCCGACCGCCCCGAATACCGCTACCAACGCAAGCAGGGCGCTCAACAAAAGGGCGACCTCAAGGAAGCCAAAATCAAAGAAGAGCAAATCCGCATGCAACGCCTGCGGGCCGCCGCCGCACTCTACCCGCGCTACGAAGCCGCCAAACAAGCCGCTCGCCGCTACGATTATCAGGACATGATTTTGTGGGTGTTGCGTGCTTTTGAAACCCACGATTACCTTTTGCGCAGCTATCAGGAGCAATACCTCTACGTGTTGGTGGACGAGTACCAGGATACCAATGGCTCCCAAAACGAAATCCTGCTGCAATTGATCAATTATTGGGAGACCCCCAACGTGTTTTTGGTAGGCGATGATGACCAATCAATTTTTGAATTTCAGGGTGCGCGCCTCAAAAACCTGACGGACTTTTATGCCAAATACCAGCACAACCTGCATACGGTAGTGCTCACGGAAAACTACCGCTCGGTACAAGGGTTTTTGGATGCCGCCGGTCAATTGATCCAAAACAACCAACTGCGCATCATTTCCCATTTGCAAGCCCTGGGATTGAACAAAAACCTGGTGGCCGCAGCAGTTAAAGGTAAAGCTACACCCCTGATTAGCGAGTACCCCAACCGCATCAGTGAAGAGACGGATATTGTGCAGCAAATTGAGGCGCTACAACAAAAGGGCATTCCACTACAAGAGATCGCCATCATTTACGCCCAACACCGCCAGGTGCGCAACCTACTCGGACTTTTAGAAAAAAAAGGCATTCCCTACCAAACCCGTCGCGATGTAAACATCCTGGAGTTGCCGCTCATCCAGCGCTTGCGCAGCTTGTTGGATTACTTGCACCACGAAACCTTGCAGCCACATTCCGGCGAGTTGCGTTTGTTTCAAATATTGCACGCCCATTTTCTGGGCATTTCTCCGCTTGACCTGGCGCGATTGAGCACTCATCTGGCGCGTTTTCCTGCGGATGTGCGTCCGCCCTGGCGGGAATTGCTTTTGGACCACGCTGCCTTGGGTGAACTGAACCTGGAAAAACCCGCAGTACTGACCAATTTTGCCATCTTGCTGGAGGAGCTGATTGCCGATTGCCTCAACGAACCCCTGCCTACCCTGCTGGAAAAGCTGTTGAACCGCTCGGGCTTTTTGCAATACATCCTGGAACAGCCCAACCACGCCTGGCAAATCCAGGTGCTGCATACTTTTTTTCAGTACGTGCGTGAAGAGTGCCAGCGGCGACCGCATTATTCCCTGGCTGAACTCCTGCACAACCTGCACCGCATGGAGGCCAACCGCCTGCCGCTGGCCCTCAGTCGCCTGAGTGATGACCAGGTGGGCGTACATTTGCTTACAGCGCATGCCGCCAAAGGCCTGGAGTTTACGGCGGTGTTTATGCTGGACTGTGTCAAGGATTATTGGGAGCCTGCTTCGGGGCGCAACAGCTATCGGTTCACGTTGCCCGAAACCCTCACTTATTCGGGTGAAGAAGACGCTACCGAAGCGCGGCGCCGTTTGTTTTATGTAGCGCTCACCCGAGCGAAGACTTTTTTACACTTGTCTTATGCCCGGCAAGATGATTCGGAAAAAGAACTGCAACGCGCCCTATATATTGATGAGCTATTGAGCACCCAAACCCTGGCCCTTGAACAAAAGGTGCTGCCCGCCCCGCTGGTGCTCAGTACCCAATTGCTGCGCCTGCAAGAGCAACAAAAACCCAGCGTTGCGCCCCAGGATCGGAGCATGATCGAGGCCATTCTGCGCAATTTCCGGATGAGCATTTCGGCGCTGAATACTTTCCTCAATTGCCCCCTGGCTTTTTATTACGAATACATCCTGAAAGTGCCCGGCCTGCACAACGAGGCTACGGCTTATGGCACTGCGGTACACAATGCACTACAACGGTTGTTCGACCGCATGTTGCTGTCGCCTCAGCGTTTGTTTCCTTCGGAAAAAGAATTGCTGTACTTTTTTGAGCAAGAGCTGAACCGCCAGCGGCAACAACTTTCTCTGCCTTCTTTTGAACGCCGCCTGGAATTGGGCAAACGCCAACTGGGGCGTTATTACCAATATTACTATGGCCGTTGGCACAAGCGGGTACGGGTGGAATACACCATTCGGCAAATCGAAGTGGATGGCGTACCCCTGACGGGTACCATCGACAAGATTGAATTTTACGACCAGCTCCGCGTAGGCATCATCGACTACAAAACCGGGAGCCACGACGGGACGAAATTGCGTCGCCCCACCGACACCAATCCATACGGCGGCACGTATTGGCGGCAATTGTTGTTTTACAAATTGCTGTACGAGCATTTTGACCGTTCTTCACGCCGCGTAACGTTTGGTGAAATCGCCTATCTGGATCCTACCCCGGATGGGCAATTCCCGGAAGTGCGCCTGAGTTTTACGCCCGAAGACACGGCTTTTATGCGGCAAATGATCCGGGAGGCGTATGCAAAAATCCGCAAGCATGAGTTTTACGAGGGTTGTGGGAAGGCGAATTGTGCATGGTGCAATTTCGTGAAACGGGAAGGGGGCGTGGATCGGATTGAAAGGGTTGTGGTGGGGGAATTGGATGATAGGGGGTGA